One window of Flavobacterium dauae genomic DNA carries:
- a CDS encoding TonB-dependent receptor plug domain-containing protein: MSGGLRADINTYTKNGLNPLRTISPRVSFSYAFNNQWNISASVGSYYKLPVYTMLGYKDNNGILANKELKYTNSIHYTIGTKFVPKNDLRVTFEAFYKDYRNYPTSLTNGISYANIGTDYSAVGSDKYTSIGRGRVYGIEAYIQQKLIKNLFYVASATLYKSEFSGIDNQFRPSTWDYGFIVSATFGYKFKKNWDIGLKYRIAGGQPYTPFDMNASTAMYFTTGTGVYDYAQLNSKRLSIFNQLDLRIDKKFNFKK, translated from the coding sequence GTGTCGGGAGGTCTTCGTGCAGACATTAATACCTATACAAAAAACGGATTAAATCCATTGAGAACGATTTCTCCAAGGGTTTCATTTTCTTATGCATTCAACAATCAATGGAATATTTCTGCATCCGTTGGAAGTTACTACAAACTGCCTGTTTACACCATGCTTGGCTATAAAGACAATAATGGCATACTTGCCAATAAAGAGTTGAAATATACCAATTCTATACACTATACCATCGGAACGAAGTTTGTACCGAAAAACGATTTGAGGGTTACTTTTGAAGCATTTTACAAAGATTACAGAAATTATCCAACTTCCTTAACCAACGGAATTTCTTATGCCAATATCGGCACGGATTATTCGGCAGTTGGTAGCGACAAATACACATCAATAGGACGAGGGCGTGTGTACGGAATTGAAGCATACATTCAACAAAAACTAATTAAAAACCTTTTCTATGTAGCCAGTGCCACATTGTACAAGTCGGAATTTTCAGGCATAGACAATCAATTCAGACCTTCCACTTGGGATTATGGGTTTATTGTTTCGGCTACTTTTGGTTACAAATTCAAAAAGAATTGGGACATCGGCTTGAAATACCGCATTGCCGGAGGACAACCTTACACACCTTTTGATATGAACGCATCAACAGCTATGTATTTTACTACTGGAACAGGAGTTTACGACTATGCACAACTCAATAGCAAGCGACTTTCTATTTTCAATCAATTGGATTTGAGAATAGATAAAAAATTCAACTTCAAAAAGTAA
- a CDS encoding putative quinol monooxygenase, which produces MKKLGLLVRLEAKAGKEKNVEEFITSALPLANEEAGTITWYAFRIDASTFGIFDTFSDEEGREAHLGGKIAKALMENAPELLATAPSIEKIDVLAAK; this is translated from the coding sequence ATGAAAAAATTAGGATTATTAGTTCGACTAGAAGCAAAAGCTGGAAAAGAAAAAAATGTTGAAGAGTTTATTACAAGTGCATTGCCACTTGCTAATGAAGAAGCGGGTACTATTACATGGTATGCGTTCCGTATTGACGCTTCTACATTTGGCATTTTTGACACTTTTTCAGATGAAGAAGGCAGAGAAGCACATCTTGGTGGTAAGATTGCAAAGGCGTTAATGGAAAATGCACCTGAATTGTTGGCTACTGCACCATCTATAGAGAAAATAGACGTTTTAGCGGCTAAATAA
- a CDS encoding SgcJ/EcaC family oxidoreductase translates to MSILFGVITVLLLLILATNFIYLTPKPIEGEVVPPDKDRMDDTKAIEGLISKLRENWDKGDFMAYGDLFDKKAEYITFLGDRLIGSEQIALAHQKLFEDVLKGSKMQQLSIKRIRFLSENSALIHLTGVINPKPTKEASDSRKSIQTLTATKYNDEWKFSSFQNTRIQRLSFFDVLIGAIKG, encoded by the coding sequence ATTACTACTGCTGATTTTAGCAACGAACTTTATTTATTTAACCCCCAAGCCTATCGAAGGGGAAGTGGTTCCACCTGATAAAGATAGGATGGATGACACAAAAGCGATTGAAGGTTTGATTTCAAAACTTCGTGAAAATTGGGACAAAGGAGATTTTATGGCTTATGGTGATTTGTTTGACAAAAAAGCAGAATATATCACTTTTTTAGGAGACCGATTAATCGGCAGTGAACAAATTGCCCTTGCTCACCAAAAACTTTTTGAGGATGTATTAAAAGGGTCTAAAATGCAACAGTTAAGTATAAAAAGAATTCGTTTTTTATCGGAAAACAGTGCTTTGATTCATTTAACAGGAGTAATTAACCCTAAGCCTACAAAGGAAGCCTCTGATAGCAGAAAATCAATTCAAACACTTACAGCTACAAAGTATAATGATGAATGGAAATTTAGCTCATTTCAGAATACAAGGATTCAAAGACTTTCATTTTTTGATGTATTGATTGGAGCAATTAAGGGTTAA
- a CDS encoding helix-turn-helix domain-containing protein, whose product MDITNLPEHLFESNYTDTSDLQIANYEVYKHVSKNKINLNKNVFSFLLDGQKDIHFSNDIVSIDHTQSLLLASGNFLTTEIVGANSYSCLLFFFSQKNINDFLLKYGHLFNPNDFNKAATSSPYFLMQKDNFIIHFINSIQQIYGLNQTISQKILELKFEEIMLYLADKYGQSFFVYLHSLLINERELSFKMVIEKNLYTSLNIDEVAFLCNMSLSTFKRKFIQLYQESPGKWFQLKRLNKAKKLLLNNEVTPSEIYMDFGYDSLSNFSTAFKNEFGYSPKNIMKT is encoded by the coding sequence ATGGACATTACAAATCTTCCCGAACATTTATTTGAAAGTAACTACACGGACACATCAGACCTGCAAATTGCTAATTACGAGGTGTATAAACATGTTTCCAAAAATAAGATTAACCTAAACAAAAATGTATTCAGTTTTTTGTTGGACGGACAAAAGGACATTCACTTTTCTAATGACATCGTTTCAATAGATCATACACAATCCTTGCTCCTTGCGTCGGGGAATTTTTTAACAACAGAAATTGTTGGGGCAAATAGTTATAGTTGCCTACTCTTTTTCTTTTCTCAAAAAAACATTAATGATTTTTTATTGAAATATGGGCATTTATTTAACCCAAATGACTTTAACAAAGCAGCTACCAGTAGTCCTTATTTCCTTATGCAAAAAGACAATTTTATTATCCATTTTATTAATTCTATTCAACAAATTTATGGCTTGAATCAAACAATCTCTCAAAAGATTCTGGAATTGAAATTTGAAGAAATTATGCTGTATCTGGCTGATAAGTATGGGCAAAGTTTTTTTGTTTATCTACATTCTTTGTTAATCAACGAAAGAGAATTATCTTTTAAAATGGTTATTGAAAAAAATCTGTACACGAGTTTGAATATTGATGAGGTCGCTTTTCTATGCAATATGAGCCTGTCTACTTTTAAGCGAAAATTCATACAATTATATCAAGAGTCTCCAGGAAAATGGTTTCAACTAAAACGGCTCAACAAAGCCAAAAAGTTATTGCTTAATAATGAAGTGACACCATCAGAAATCTATATGGACTTTGGTTATGATAGCTTATCAAATTTTAGCACAGCCTTTAAAAATGAATTTGGTTACAGTCCAAAAAACATTATGAAAACTTGA